Proteins from a genomic interval of Desulfovibrio aminophilus DSM 12254:
- the amrA gene encoding AmmeMemoRadiSam system protein A has translation MTEAFHFTLTDEEKIYLKDLVRLSIASRLTPGHGPDDPPAPPTDKLRERLGAFVTLSLDGRLRGCIGHIQGAGPLFRTVWDMAQAAAFQDPRFPPLTAGEFARLEVEISILSPLTPCPDPELVEVGRHGLLMRRGYQSGLLLPQVPVEWGWDRLKFLGQTCLKAGLPADAWKAEGTDIFWFEAEVF, from the coding sequence ATGACCGAAGCCTTCCACTTCACCCTCACGGACGAGGAAAAGATTTACCTCAAGGATCTGGTGCGCCTGTCCATCGCCTCCCGGCTGACCCCGGGCCACGGCCCAGACGATCCGCCCGCGCCGCCCACGGACAAGCTGCGCGAGCGCCTGGGGGCCTTCGTGACCCTGAGCCTGGACGGGCGGCTGCGCGGCTGCATCGGCCACATCCAGGGCGCGGGCCCGCTGTTCCGCACGGTCTGGGACATGGCCCAGGCGGCGGCCTTCCAGGATCCGCGCTTTCCGCCGCTGACCGCCGGGGAGTTCGCCCGGCTGGAGGTCGAGATCTCCATCCTCTCGCCCCTCACGCCCTGCCCGGACCCGGAACTGGTGGAAGTGGGCCGCCACGGCCTGCTCATGCGCCGGGGCTACCAGTCAGGGCTGCTCCTGCCCCAGGTGCCGGTGGAGTGGGGCTGGGACCGGCTGAAGTTCCTGGGCCAGACCTGCCTCAAGGCCGGGCTCCCGGCCGACGCCTGGAAGGCCGAGGGCACGGACATCTTCTGGTTCGAGGCGGAAGTCTTCTGA
- a CDS encoding methyltransferase, which produces MSRPEIGGERDIQEIAKAFQESRVLLSAFELGVFTALGLEGLGSEEAAERLGADPRGLDRLLNALAALGFVRKDGGLFRNTEAAETFLNARSPRYLSGLAHTANVYKSWATLTDAVRRGGRVTERPSADSADTRSFIEAMHRRAKDDAGALAALLDLSGVRRVLDLGGGSGAYSMAFCRAEPGLTAVVLDLPHVTPLTRRYVAAEGLSERIGTQNGDYHDADFGQGYDLVFLSAIAHINSAAENKRLVARAARALNPGGRVAVQDFIMDDDRTTPLHGALFALNMLVNTERGDTYTESEVRGWMEDAGLTDVLRLDGRDKASLVVGRLAER; this is translated from the coding sequence ATGTCCAGGCCCGAGATTGGCGGCGAGAGGGATATCCAGGAGATCGCCAAGGCCTTCCAGGAGAGCCGGGTGCTGCTCTCGGCCTTCGAACTGGGAGTCTTCACGGCCCTGGGCCTGGAGGGGCTGGGCTCGGAGGAGGCGGCCGAGCGCCTGGGCGCGGACCCGCGCGGCCTGGACCGCCTGCTGAACGCCCTGGCCGCCCTGGGCTTCGTGCGCAAGGACGGCGGACTGTTCCGCAACACCGAGGCCGCCGAGACCTTCCTCAACGCCAGGAGCCCGCGCTACCTTTCGGGTCTGGCGCACACCGCCAACGTCTACAAGAGCTGGGCCACGCTCACCGACGCCGTGCGCCGCGGCGGCCGCGTCACCGAGCGGCCCTCGGCCGATTCGGCCGACACCCGCTCCTTCATCGAGGCCATGCACCGCCGGGCCAAGGATGACGCCGGGGCCCTGGCCGCGCTCCTGGACCTCTCCGGGGTGCGCCGCGTCCTGGACCTGGGCGGCGGCTCCGGGGCCTACAGCATGGCCTTCTGCCGGGCCGAGCCCGGGCTCACGGCCGTGGTCCTGGACCTGCCCCATGTGACCCCGCTCACGCGGCGCTACGTGGCGGCCGAGGGACTCTCCGAGCGCATCGGCACCCAGAACGGCGACTACCACGACGCCGATTTCGGCCAAGGCTACGACCTGGTCTTCCTCTCGGCCATCGCGCACATCAATTCCGCCGCGGAAAATAAGCGTCTGGTGGCCCGCGCGGCCCGGGCCCTGAATCCGGGCGGCCGGGTGGCCGTGCAGGACTTCATCATGGACGACGACCGCACCACGCCGCTGCACGGGGCCCTGTTCGCCCTGAACATGCTCGTGAACACCGAGCGCGGGGACACCTACACGGAATCCGAGGTGCGGGGCTGGATGGAGGACGCCGGGCTCACGGACGTGTTGCGCCTGGACGGCCGGGACAAGGCCTCCCTGGTGGTGGGGCGGCTGGCGGAGCGCTAG
- a CDS encoding transporter substrate-binding domain-containing protein — protein MPTPLRLLVLLILAALGTVAPSIAAQPGDDGRDARMEHARAQSLLDIWTGDLPEMLDNHRVRALVISDRANFFIDATGQPRGFMYELGQIYRKKLNVGRKKRELRVDVTYVPVLLDDAIPALLAGRGDVIAHTLTVTPEREKLVAFTAPLLTDVREVLVTRKGAPRLTRMEDFGGREVHVVSGSSHVEHLRALNLLFSRHGVPPVKIVEAEHTLGSANLLEMLSAGIIDSVVCDDHQAALWSRILPGLVINEAFPLTAGGKAAWAVRKTNPLLLASLNAAIADMLRDRKALESRFAAYHQDTRWLSNPFVGREGRAFMKHFQAYARTYGFDWLQALAQAFQESRLDNTAVSPSGAVGIMQLLPSTGRGLGFDDIRPAENNIHAGIKYMNLLRGQFDDEAMTPENRFHFALAAYNAGPNRVKRLREMAAEDGLDPNVWFGSVEREALRVVGLETVNYVRNINNYFIAYRLSAEIITRRDETMKSKERTTPSAGGAIRS, from the coding sequence ATGCCGACGCCGCTCCGCCTCCTCGTCCTCCTGATCCTGGCCGCCCTGGGAACAGTCGCGCCCAGCATCGCGGCCCAGCCCGGCGACGACGGCCGGGACGCGCGCATGGAGCACGCCCGGGCCCAGAGCCTCCTGGACATCTGGACCGGCGACCTGCCGGAGATGCTGGACAACCACCGCGTGCGCGCCCTGGTCATCAGCGACCGGGCCAACTTCTTCATCGACGCCACGGGCCAGCCCCGGGGTTTCATGTACGAGCTGGGCCAAATATACCGCAAGAAGCTCAACGTCGGGCGCAAAAAACGTGAGCTGCGGGTGGACGTGACCTACGTCCCCGTGCTCCTGGACGACGCCATTCCGGCCCTGCTGGCCGGACGCGGCGACGTCATCGCCCACACCCTGACCGTGACCCCGGAAAGGGAGAAGCTGGTGGCCTTCACCGCGCCCCTGCTCACCGACGTGCGCGAGGTTCTGGTCACGCGCAAGGGCGCGCCGCGCCTGACGCGCATGGAGGACTTCGGCGGCCGCGAGGTCCACGTGGTGAGCGGTTCGAGCCACGTGGAGCACCTCCGGGCCCTGAACCTCCTGTTCTCGCGCCACGGCGTCCCGCCCGTGAAGATCGTGGAGGCCGAACATACCCTGGGCTCGGCCAACCTCCTGGAGATGCTCTCCGCCGGGATCATCGACAGCGTGGTCTGCGACGACCACCAGGCCGCGCTCTGGTCCCGGATCCTGCCCGGGCTGGTGATCAACGAGGCCTTTCCCCTGACCGCCGGGGGCAAGGCCGCCTGGGCCGTGCGCAAGACCAATCCCCTGCTCCTGGCGAGCCTGAACGCGGCCATCGCGGACATGCTTCGCGACCGGAAGGCGCTCGAATCCCGATTCGCGGCCTACCACCAAGACACGCGCTGGTTGTCCAACCCCTTCGTGGGCCGCGAGGGCCGCGCCTTCATGAAGCACTTCCAGGCCTACGCCCGGACCTACGGCTTCGACTGGCTCCAGGCCCTGGCCCAGGCATTCCAGGAGTCGCGCCTGGACAACACGGCGGTCAGCCCCTCGGGCGCGGTGGGGATCATGCAGCTTTTGCCCTCCACGGGCCGGGGCCTGGGCTTCGACGACATCCGCCCGGCGGAGAACAACATCCACGCGGGCATCAAGTACATGAACCTGCTGCGCGGCCAGTTCGACGACGAGGCCATGACCCCGGAAAACCGCTTCCACTTCGCCCTGGCGGCTTACAACGCCGGGCCGAACCGGGTGAAGCGGCTGCGCGAGATGGCCGCCGAGGACGGGCTCGACCCCAACGTCTGGTTCGGGAGCGTGGAGCGCGAGGCCTTGCGCGTGGTGGGGCTGGAGACCGTGAACTACGTGCGCAACATCAACAACTACTTCATCGCCTACCGGCTCTCGGCCGAGATCATCACACGCCGTGACGAAACCATGAAGAGCAAGGAGCGGACGACGCCATCGGCCGGGGGCGCGATCCGTTCCTAG
- a CDS encoding MFS transporter: MSAARPVRPLAGLLAWAFYDWANSAFSTLIETFVFAAYFARSVAENETLGTAQWGEMLAVSGLVIGLGGPLLGAVADHRGRRKPWIGAFTLLAVVCTALLWFIKPDPACVPAALILVGLATVGMECGVVFANAMLPSLCPPERLGRWSGWGWAVGYVGGLLCLAIGLYGLVTADPWLPLPRGEAEHVRATALLTALWFGLFSLPLFLLARDEPDTGMPLGRAVLAGLAQIRDSLRQARRYRDIGRFLLARMLYNDGLTTMFAFGGIYAAGTFGMGPEEILLYGIGLNVTAGLGAAAFAVLDDRLGPKKVIVWSLWGLMLPGALMLVVTSKSLFWVFGLILGLFVGPAQASSRTWLARMAPEEVRNQMFGLFALSGKITAFIGPLLVGWLTLASGSQRVGLGAVILLFAAGLLLLRAVPPAAPGADFAKTSRAG, from the coding sequence GTGAGCGCGGCGCGCCCCGTCCGTCCGCTGGCCGGGCTCCTGGCCTGGGCCTTCTACGACTGGGCCAACAGCGCCTTCTCCACGCTCATCGAGACCTTCGTCTTCGCGGCCTACTTCGCCCGCTCCGTGGCCGAGAACGAGACCCTGGGCACGGCCCAGTGGGGCGAGATGCTGGCCGTGTCCGGGCTGGTCATCGGCCTGGGCGGGCCGCTCCTGGGCGCGGTGGCCGACCACCGGGGCCGCCGCAAACCCTGGATCGGAGCCTTCACGCTCCTGGCCGTGGTCTGCACGGCCCTGCTCTGGTTCATCAAGCCCGACCCGGCCTGCGTCCCGGCCGCGCTCATCCTGGTGGGCCTGGCCACCGTGGGCATGGAGTGCGGGGTGGTCTTCGCCAACGCCATGCTGCCTTCGCTCTGCCCGCCGGAACGCCTGGGCCGCTGGTCCGGCTGGGGCTGGGCCGTGGGCTACGTGGGTGGCCTGCTCTGCCTCGCCATCGGGCTCTACGGCCTGGTCACGGCCGATCCCTGGCTGCCCCTGCCGCGCGGGGAGGCCGAGCATGTCCGGGCCACGGCCCTGCTCACCGCGCTTTGGTTCGGCCTGTTCTCTCTGCCGCTCTTTCTCCTGGCCCGCGACGAGCCGGACACCGGCATGCCCCTGGGGCGCGCCGTGCTGGCCGGGCTGGCCCAGATCCGCGACTCCCTGCGCCAGGCCCGGCGCTACCGCGACATCGGCCGCTTCCTTCTGGCGCGGATGCTCTACAACGACGGCCTGACGACCATGTTCGCCTTCGGCGGCATCTACGCCGCCGGAACCTTCGGCATGGGCCCGGAGGAGATCCTGCTCTACGGCATCGGCCTGAACGTCACCGCCGGGCTCGGCGCGGCGGCCTTCGCCGTGCTGGACGACCGTCTGGGGCCCAAGAAGGTCATCGTCTGGTCCCTCTGGGGCCTCATGCTGCCCGGCGCGCTCATGCTCGTGGTCACCTCCAAGTCCCTGTTCTGGGTCTTCGGCCTGATCCTCGGCCTGTTCGTGGGTCCGGCCCAGGCCAGCAGTCGCACCTGGCTGGCGCGCATGGCCCCGGAGGAGGTCCGCAACCAGATGTTCGGGCTCTTCGCGCTCTCGGGCAAGATCACGGCCTTCATCGGCCCGCTCCTGGTGGGCTGGCTGACCTTGGCCTCGGGCTCCCAGCGCGTGGGCCTGGGCGCGGTGATCCTGCTTTTCGCCGCCGGGCTTCTGCTCCTGCGCGCGGTGCCCCCGGCCGCGCCCGGCGCGGACTTTGCCAAGACCTCCCGGGCCGGATAA
- a CDS encoding cysteine-rich small domain-containing protein, with protein MQNSHKFFRNEACAYFPCHETDDPGNFNCLFCYCPLYCLGPDCGGDFRLTPAGVKDCTPCMLPHRPENYGRIVEKLRLVCRKRAD; from the coding sequence ATGCAGAACAGCCACAAGTTCTTCCGCAACGAGGCCTGCGCCTACTTCCCCTGCCATGAAACCGACGATCCCGGGAACTTCAACTGCCTGTTCTGCTACTGCCCGCTCTACTGCCTGGGCCCGGACTGCGGCGGCGACTTCCGGCTCACCCCGGCGGGCGTGAAGGACTGCACGCCCTGCATGCTGCCGCACCGGCCCGAAAACTACGGACGCATCGTGGAAAAACTCCGGCTGGTCTGCCGGAAGCGCGCGGACTAG
- the cobA gene encoding uroporphyrinogen-III C-methyltransferase: MSKVYLIGAGPGDLGLFTLKGKQILETADVVIYDYLAHPDLLKFCREDAEVLYVGKKGGDHTLPQDQINALIIAKAREGKSVARLKGGDPYVFGRGGEEAEELVEAGVEFEVVPGVTSGVAAAAYAGIPVTHRDHTTSVCFITGHEDPTKEESGHNWEVYGRSSSTLVFYMGVKNLPMIAGNLMNNGRAPETPVALVRWGTRCDQQSFVSTLEHVAAEAERRKFKAPSIIIVGGVCGLHDKLAWFEKKPLLGKGVVVTRSREQASDLSALLREDGACVLEFPTIAVTPAADDEAVEKAVVALPSYDWAVFTSVNGVKCFWDHLAEFGLDARVFAGVEVGAIGPATAAALAERGIRADFVPGKFVAEQVVAGLLEKGAAGKRVLIPRAREAREVLPEDLRKAGCHVDVLPVYETRPAQSDASELRAALDEGRIHYVTFASSSTVDNFFALMPAEEMRKHSSVRFACIGPVTARTLEKYGFAPAVQPADYTIPALVAALVEDARR; the protein is encoded by the coding sequence ATGTCCAAGGTCTATCTCATCGGCGCGGGCCCGGGCGATCTCGGCCTGTTCACCCTCAAGGGCAAGCAGATTCTGGAGACGGCCGACGTGGTCATCTACGACTACCTGGCCCACCCGGACCTCCTGAAGTTCTGCCGCGAGGACGCGGAAGTGCTCTACGTGGGCAAGAAGGGCGGGGACCACACCCTGCCTCAGGACCAGATCAACGCCCTGATCATCGCCAAGGCCCGCGAGGGCAAGAGCGTGGCCCGGCTCAAGGGCGGTGATCCCTATGTCTTTGGGCGTGGCGGCGAGGAGGCCGAGGAGCTGGTGGAGGCGGGCGTCGAATTCGAGGTGGTCCCGGGCGTCACGTCCGGGGTGGCCGCCGCGGCCTACGCCGGGATTCCGGTGACGCACCGCGACCACACCACGAGCGTCTGCTTCATCACCGGCCACGAGGACCCCACCAAGGAGGAGTCCGGCCACAACTGGGAAGTCTACGGGCGGAGCAGCTCCACCCTGGTTTTCTACATGGGCGTGAAGAACCTGCCCATGATCGCGGGCAACCTGATGAACAACGGCCGCGCTCCGGAGACCCCGGTGGCGTTGGTCCGCTGGGGCACGCGCTGCGACCAGCAGTCCTTCGTCTCCACGCTTGAACACGTGGCCGCAGAGGCCGAGCGCCGGAAGTTCAAGGCCCCGAGCATCATCATCGTGGGCGGGGTCTGCGGCCTGCACGACAAGCTGGCCTGGTTCGAGAAGAAGCCGCTTTTGGGCAAGGGCGTGGTGGTCACGCGCTCCCGCGAGCAGGCCAGCGACCTCTCGGCCCTGCTGCGCGAGGACGGGGCCTGCGTCCTGGAGTTCCCGACCATCGCCGTGACCCCGGCGGCCGACGACGAGGCCGTGGAGAAGGCCGTGGTGGCCCTGCCGTCCTACGACTGGGCCGTGTTCACCTCGGTGAACGGCGTGAAGTGCTTCTGGGACCACCTGGCCGAGTTCGGCCTGGACGCGCGCGTCTTCGCGGGCGTGGAGGTGGGGGCCATCGGCCCGGCCACGGCGGCCGCCCTGGCCGAACGCGGCATCCGCGCGGACTTCGTGCCCGGGAAGTTCGTGGCCGAACAGGTGGTGGCCGGACTGCTGGAGAAAGGCGCGGCGGGCAAGCGCGTCCTCATCCCCCGGGCTCGCGAGGCCCGCGAGGTGCTGCCCGAGGATCTGCGCAAGGCGGGCTGCCACGTGGACGTGCTGCCGGTCTACGAGACCCGGCCCGCCCAGTCCGACGCCTCGGAACTGCGCGCGGCCCTGGACGAGGGCCGCATCCACTACGTGACCTTCGCCAGCTCCTCCACGGTGGACAACTTCTTCGCCCTGATGCCCGCCGAGGAGATGAGGAAACATTCCTCGGTGCGCTTCGCCTGCATCGGCCCGGTGACGGCCCGGACGCTGGAGAAATACGGCTTCGCGCCCGCCGTGCAGCCCGCCGACTACACCATTCCCGCGCTGGTGGCGGCCCTTGTGGAGGACGCGCGCCGGTAG
- a CDS encoding PilZ domain-containing protein: protein MSTSGGRRAERRRKPRLPADGRLRCDLLLAGGRHRFAVDDLSRAGMKVRSEDASLYGRVDVGQAVTVLAVGNGLNALEEERFGEIVWTGLVGGRFLAGIRFVDILAEMDLLLPYLSEQ, encoded by the coding sequence ATGAGCACGTCCGGCGGTCGTCGCGCGGAGCGCCGTCGCAAGCCGCGTCTGCCCGCGGACGGCCGCCTGCGCTGCGACCTGCTCCTGGCGGGCGGACGCCACCGCTTCGCCGTGGACGACCTCTCCCGCGCGGGCATGAAGGTCCGCTCCGAGGACGCCTCGCTCTACGGCCGCGTGGACGTGGGCCAGGCCGTGACCGTGCTGGCCGTGGGCAACGGGCTGAACGCCCTGGAGGAAGAGCGCTTCGGCGAGATCGTCTGGACCGGGCTGGTGGGCGGCCGCTTCCTGGCCGGAATCCGCTTCGTGGATATCCTGGCCGAGATGGACCTCCTCCTGCCCTACCTCTCCGAGCAGTAG
- the purN gene encoding phosphoribosylglycinamide formyltransferase — translation MPLSLAVLVSGGGSNLQALIDRIEQGVLDAEIKLVVANKPDAYGLIRARKNGIPTKVVVHSDFPSRGDFDREVLRAIEAHQAEAVILAGFMRILSPGFVQAFHRRMLNIHPALLPSFPGAHGQRDAADYGVRISGCTVHFVDEIMDHGPVVIQAAVPAEPGEGGDALAARILKLEHRIFPQAVQWLAEGRLITEDRHVRLTPAKRPPADLSDLGVCLVNPPLEQGF, via the coding sequence ATGCCCCTGTCCCTCGCCGTGCTCGTCTCCGGAGGCGGCTCCAACCTGCAGGCCCTCATCGACCGCATCGAGCAGGGCGTCCTGGACGCCGAGATCAAGCTGGTGGTCGCCAACAAGCCCGACGCCTACGGCCTGATCCGGGCGCGCAAGAACGGCATCCCCACCAAGGTCGTGGTCCACTCGGACTTTCCCTCGCGCGGGGACTTCGACCGCGAGGTTCTGCGGGCCATCGAGGCGCATCAGGCCGAGGCCGTGATCCTGGCCGGGTTCATGCGCATCCTCTCCCCGGGCTTCGTGCAGGCCTTTCATCGCCGCATGCTGAACATCCACCCCGCGCTTCTGCCGAGCTTTCCCGGGGCTCACGGCCAGCGCGACGCCGCTGACTACGGCGTGCGCATCTCCGGCTGCACCGTGCATTTCGTGGACGAGATCATGGACCACGGCCCGGTGGTCATCCAGGCCGCCGTTCCAGCCGAGCCGGGCGAGGGCGGCGACGCCCTGGCCGCGCGCATCCTGAAGCTGGAACACCGCATCTTTCCCCAGGCCGTGCAGTGGCTGGCCGAGGGACGCCTGATCACGGAGGATCGCCACGTGCGGCTGACCCCCGCCAAGCGGCCCCCGGCGGACCTCTCGGATCTGGGGGTCTGCCTCGTGAATCCGCCCCTGGAGCAGGGCTTCTAG
- a CDS encoding secondary thiamine-phosphate synthase enzyme YjbQ produces MERLSLKSAAREDFLDITGELRELVRMRGWISGALALFCPHTTGALTVNEGADPDVERDVLARLRTLAPREGDYRHAEGNSDAHVKTSLLGPSLLVLVQDGTLMLGTWQKVFFCEFDGPRRRELWAQWLPGA; encoded by the coding sequence ATGGAACGGCTGTCCCTGAAAAGCGCGGCGCGGGAAGATTTCCTGGACATCACTGGAGAACTGCGCGAACTCGTGCGGATGCGGGGCTGGATCAGCGGGGCCCTGGCCCTGTTCTGCCCGCACACCACGGGAGCGCTGACGGTCAACGAAGGCGCGGACCCGGACGTGGAGCGCGACGTGCTCGCCCGGCTGCGGACCCTGGCTCCGCGCGAGGGCGACTACCGCCACGCCGAGGGCAACAGCGACGCCCACGTGAAGACGAGCCTCCTGGGGCCCTCGCTGCTCGTCCTGGTGCAGGACGGAACGCTCATGCTCGGCACGTGGCAGAAGGTCTTCTTCTGCGAATTCGACGGGCCCAGGCGGCGCGAACTCTGGGCCCAGTGGCTGCCGGGAGCCTGA